From a region of the Triticum aestivum cultivar Chinese Spring chromosome 7D, IWGSC CS RefSeq v2.1, whole genome shotgun sequence genome:
- the LOC123167923 gene encoding uncharacterized protein, producing the protein MMGAARKMATLVVFGLLITTVSAGRVSMLSSPTSAEHLGRSSLASVTTSSSRPTESTVRIDSVIGCTPKEVARELVINCREPVNAPMPIEACCAVAVGTVGRPSCYCLVKEEAAFGMSPLFNISNMAQLLARCGASIYLNKALDNPCDRSYDEKETAECTSPQMTPKTDSCKTAKVSGYVAWILAAVFAGFLAWMVCCQPAPAAQVVYMPEIQLVRPRGNHDEDQGPRASDAGAGTSGSDSSDTDSEDGEDAVSHTSQDLILEGKRNRNANPRFVGGPWVKK; encoded by the exons ATGATGGGCGCAGCGAGGAAGATGGCGACGCTGGTCGTCTTTGGCCTGCTTATCACCACTGTCTCTGCAGGAAGAGTGAGTATGCTCTCCTCTCCAACATCCGCTGAGCATCTGGGACGCTCCTCACTTGCCTCGGTCACCACTTCCTCAAGCAGACCAACAGAATCTACAGTTCGTATTG ATTCTGTGATTGGCTGCACTCCAAAGGAAGTGGCGAGAGAATTGGTAATCAATTGCCGTGAGCCTGTCAATGCTCCAATGCCAATTGAGGCTTGCTGCGCGGTTGCTGTCGGCACTGTTGGAAGGCCCTCCTGCTACTGCTTGGTCAAGGAGGAGGCTGCCTTCGGGATGTCGCCGCTTTTCAACATCAGCAACATGGCGCAGCTGCTGGCCAGATGTGGCGCGTCAATCTACTTAAACAAGGCCCTCGACAACCCATGCGATCGGTCATACGATGAGAAGGAAACAGCTGAGTGCACATCGCCTCAGATGACACCCAAGACAGACAGTTGCAAGACCGCCAAGGTGTCAGGTTATGTTGCCTGGATACTGGCCGCTGTGTTCGCTGGGTTCTTGGCTTGGATGGTATGTTGCCAACCAGCACCGGCAGCACAAGTTGTGTACATGCCAGAGATTCAGTTGGTGAGGCCTAGAGGAAACCATGATGAAGACCAGGGACCGAGAGCATCTGATGCAGGGGCTGGAACTAGTGGCAGTGATTCATCTGATACAGACTCTGAAGATGGTGAAGATGCTGTTTCGCATACAAGTCAGGACCTCATCCTGGAAGGGAAGAGGAACCGCAACGCGAACCCGAGGTTCGTTGGAGGTCCATGGGTTAAGAAGTGA